GGAGGCCGGCTGGACGGAAGTGGAAGATCGAACGTCCCAGCAGCCGGTGGACTGTTCGCGGGTGCGACCACTGGCGCTCGTAGCGTCGGGGTAGTCAGCGGAGCCACTAGTGGCGGCCCAGCGGCAGAAACTGACGCTCAAGCGGGTGCAGGAGGCAACGCCGAAGGAACCGCGAGCAAAGGTCGCGCGAACATCCAGATCATCTCGCGCGGAGGAAAGAAATCTGAGAAAATAAAGCAGGTGGATTCAGTTCCCTTCTCCGAACGATGATGAAATCTTTCAGACGAAACTTCAAGGTCGAACTGTTTTCAGGTATCGAAAGAAGTGATAGCAGTCCAGCAGGACCAACCAGCCACGAAAGAGGTAAATGATTCTCCGCTCCGTGACGTCGCTTCGAAGGTtagattaatattaatgaaTCATTGCATCAGGTCCGTGAAGCGGAATCCTATCAGGCGCCGATCGCGAGCGCAGGACTCTTTGGCACCGTTTCCGTGAATCCTGCTCCAATGGCGTTACCCTCGATAGATGCATTGAAGATCATCGGTGATATTGGCACTATCGAGCCAGCTCCTCCTGTACCACCTTTGCCCAGCCAAGTGAACGACATTGTACAAGTTGGTGGGTGTTTGATAGTCGGCGAGCTTCCTCGGTCTGCCTTTAAGGACTTACAGCAGCTGGGTATTTACTTTCCAGAAAAACGACCTGCCAGAGTGAGAGTCGTGTACCCTAAATGGGTCGTCAGGAAGAGATTATGGGCGCCTAGGAAGCAAATCATCTACAACACCTCGGTAGAGGTGCAGGACCCGTCCAACGCGAATGCTGGAAAACTTTCGCGCCGTCGTCGTCAGGCTGAACCTGCCAGCGAGCCTGCGCCAAGAGCTAACACTGTGCCAAATGGCAACCATAACAATCCGTCTTATGACGACATTTTTAAGGTAAGGGAAATTAGCGAAGAAGATTACGAGATTTCTAAATCTGCCTGCGTTATACCGAATTAGTCGTCCATGTTATCTCGGAAACACAGTGACAGTAACTAATATTACTTTTTCCTTTATTCCTCCCTCCTTAGATTCTGATTCACCTAATCGTTCCGGTTTACAGATACCTATAGCAACGCTAAACGCCGTCAACCAATTATTAAACAACAATAATTCTGGTTGATAAGCAACGTTACGTGTACCTCTAATTCTGCTCATAATGCAAGCTACTACGCGTGATCGGGAATACAAAATGCGTGtaattttccaaatatttttaaataaatccttGTAACCAGGCTCCGCTCATTCTTCTCCCCTGCGATTCGCGTTGCATCTCACGAAAATTTCACCGAGTTTCGCGCTCGATGGTCGGGTAAGTTACCCTCGGCTCGAAGTTCATGGGCAAGTTAAGCAATTCGCCGATATGCGGTATCGGTACGGGGCTAATGTAGCCTGGCGTAAAGTGCAAGTGCAGATGGGCCATTTTTAAGTGTGCAACTAAACCGATTATAGTGCTTTTACCATTAATAACTGTGTGTGTTAACTTAAGTCGATTGAGAGTATATAAACGTAAGCGAACGCATAGGAAACTACTAGCAGCACAGTGGTGAAACTACTGGAGGACAGTTTTGCATTGCTACCGATATCCAGCAGCGCAGGATGAAAATGAAGCTGACACTTGTTTTATTGCTATTCCTCGGTGTAGGAGTGTTAGCCAGAACTCCGAGCCAGATCAGACCAGAGGTAAGCGACGAATAAGTTTCTTTATTAACGATCGCGAGTAAAGTTAAACGACCGACGATCACTcggataagaagaaaataatgcaGGGGAATAATCAAGGTTGGATTTGAAATTTCAGGCGGAGTTAGCCGTGAATGAATGGAGTAAGTAACATATTAGACTAAGTAGCGACTCCGATTTCTTTAGAACATCGTTTAAAAAGGCAAGAATAGAAAAGCAATGAATTTGTTATTCAATTAGGTGAGAGATTCGCGAGGAGTGCATCAGGTGAATCCCCTAAAATGCCGCCAGGTACGTACAGTGTCTTTAAAATCAGGTAATCGCATTAAGCTTGATAGAGAACacggggaatgtcacaaaacagatggatcgagaaaattaatttttaataccttACTCCACcgttaaagaaaattaataattttcttcttaaataatttcttgttttacctcgacg
This portion of the Andrena cerasifolii isolate SP2316 chromosome 9, iyAndCera1_principal, whole genome shotgun sequence genome encodes:
- the LOC143373331 gene encoding uncharacterized protein LOC143373331 isoform X1 is translated as MMLCGKVVTVCSLSFLAIASGMPQGNDNKDASVGLPFLQFTNGGIRFNFGGYHAEAGLGGLLSGSNTGGGLHASAGTPWGANAAAGLGGLLSGDNANTGGGLYARAGLGNGRPEAAAGLGGRLDGSGRSNVPAAGGLFAGATTGARSVGVVSGATSGGPAAETDAQAGAGGNAEGTASKGRANIQIISRGGKKSEKIKQVSKEVIAVQQDQPATKEVREAESYQAPIASAGLFGTVSVNPAPMALPSIDALKIIGDIGTIEPAPPVPPLPSQVNDIVQVEKRPARVRVVYPKWVVRKRLWAPRKQIIYNTSVEVQDPSNANAGKLSRRRRQAEPASEPAPRANTVPNGNHNNPSYDDIFKIPIATLNAVNQLLNNNNSG
- the LOC143373331 gene encoding uncharacterized protein LOC143373331 isoform X2 — its product is MMLCGKVVTVCSLSFLAIASGMPQGNDNKDASVGLPFLQFTNGGIRFNFGGYHAEAGLGGLLSGSNTGGGLHASAGTPWGANAAAGLGGLLSGDNANTGGGLYARAGLGNGRPEAAAGLGGRLDGSGRSNVPAAGGLFAGATTGARSVGVVSGATSGGPAAETDAQAGAGGNAEGTASKGRANIQIISRGGKKSEKIKQVSKEVIAVQQDQPATKEVREAESYQAPIASAGLFGTVSVNPAPMALPSIDALKIIGDIGTIEPAPPVPPLPSQVNDIVQVEKRPARVRVVYPKWVVRKRLWAPRKQIIYNTSVEVQDPSNANAGKLSRRRRQAEPASEPAPRANTVPNGNHNNPSYDDIFKILIHLIVPVYRYL
- the LOC143373331 gene encoding uncharacterized protein LOC143373331 isoform X3; amino-acid sequence: MPQGNDNKDASVGLPFLQFTNGGIRFNFGGYHAEAGLGGLLSGSNTGGGLHASAGTPWGANAAAGLGGLLSGDNANTGGGLYARAGLGNGRPEAAAGLGGRLDGSGRSNVPAAGGLFAGATTGARSVGVVSGATSGGPAAETDAQAGAGGNAEGTASKGRANIQIISRGGKKSEKIKQVSKEVIAVQQDQPATKEVREAESYQAPIASAGLFGTVSVNPAPMALPSIDALKIIGDIGTIEPAPPVPPLPSQVNDIVQVEKRPARVRVVYPKWVVRKRLWAPRKQIIYNTSVEVQDPSNANAGKLSRRRRQAEPASEPAPRANTVPNGNHNNPSYDDIFKIPIATLNAVNQLLNNNNSG